A single window of Neurospora crassa OR74A linkage group VII, whole genome shotgun sequence DNA harbors:
- the rpn-3 gene encoding 26S proteasome non-ATPase regulatory subunit 3: protein MTDKDTKKSGKQGEDEMTVVVPPPKNKQNSAQPPNDADGDIAMEDDTKAGEVEAQVDPVAQTISDIKSNFALLDRAVALFDPRFSLRALRSISSIRKRLTPDILAQVVSETFSASSPNTQVAEHLLLAVDRPNVTLGSSSDMEIDSGSKSPAKNGGKKDPKEVIPEIDIFLGILAQVHLYDTKQFQRGFALSRFLSERIQSLNRRTLDSLSAKVYFYFSLFAEQLAPLPPSPQSPIVSIRPILLAALRTAVLRKDIDTQASVIVLLLRNYLLTSHISQADLLVQHTQFPENAANNQVARFLYYLGRVRAIQLRYTEAHEHLTAATRKAPSSACALGFSQTATKLLLVVELLMGDIPDRAIFRQLTMEATLHPYFLLVRAVRVGNLEDFETTIAQHADTFRRDGTYSLILRLRQNVIKTGIRMMSLSYSRISLRDICIRLHLGSEESAEYIVAKAIRDGVIEATLDRERGFMKSKEVGDVYATSEPAEAFHDRIRACLALHDESVKAMRFPMNQHRLELKNAQEARERERDLAKEIQEGDLDEDDLGGDFEGI from the exons ATGACGGACAAGGATACCAAGAAGTCGGGAAAGCAAGGCGAGGACGAAATGACCGTCGTAGTCCCCCCTCCCAAGAACAAGCAGAACTCTGCGCAACCTCCCAACGACGCCGATGGCGACATTGCCATGGAAGACGACACCAAGGCCGGCGAGGTTGAGGCCCAGGTCGACCCCGTCGCCCAAACCATCAGCG ACATCAAGAGCAACTTTGCGCTGCTAGACCGTGCTGTTGCCCTGTTCGATCCCAGATTCTCTCTACGGGCACTGCGATCCATCTCGTCGATCCGGAAACGCCTGACGCCCGACATCCTCGCACAAGTCGTCTCAGAAACCTTCTCCGCGTCCTCACCCAATACTCAAGTTGCCGAGCACCTGCTGCTCGCTGTCGACCGGCCAAATGTGACTCTCGGCAGCAGCTCAGACATGGAGATCGACTCGGGATCCAAGTCGCCAGCGAAGAACGGTGGCAAGAAGGACCCCAAGGAGGTGATTCCTGAGATCGACATCTTCCTAGGCATTCTGGCGCAGGTCCACCTCTACGACACCAAACAGTTCCAGCGCGGATTCGCCCTGTCGCGTTTCCTATCCGAGCGTATCCAGTCCCTCAACCGCCGCACATTAGACAGCCTTTCGGCCAAGGTGTACTTTTACTTCTCGCTCTTTGCCGAGCAGCTCGCTCCCCTCCCGCCTTCCCCCCAGTCGCCGATTGTGTCGATCCGCCCGATCCTCCTCGCCGCTCTCCGAACCGCCGTGCTACGAAAGGATATCGACACCCAGGCTTCCGTCATTGTCCTCCTGCTCCGGAACTACCTCCTCACGTCGCATATCTCCCAGGCCGATCTGCTGGTGCAGCATACCCAGTTCCCCGAGAACGCTGCCAACAACCAGGTCGCGCGTTTCCTGTACTACCTCGGCCGTGTCCGGGCTATTCAGCTACGGTACACCGAGGCCCATGAGCATCTCACTGCGGCGACACGGAAGGCTCCCTCGAGCGCCTGCGCACTTGGCTTCAGCCAGACGGCCACCAAGCTCCTGCTCGTCGTAGAGCTCCTCATGGGCGACATCCCCGACCGCGCCATCTTCCGTCAACTGACCATGGAGGCCACTCTCCACCCGTACTTCCTGCTCGTCCGCGCCGTGCGCGTCGGCAACCTCGAGGACTTCGAGACCACCATCGCCCAGCATGCCGACACCTTCCGCCGCGACGGCACCTATAGCTTGATTTTGCGTCTGCGCCAAAACGTCATCAAGACGGGCATCCGCATGATGAGTTTGAGCTACAGCCGCATTTCGCTCCGCGACATTTGCATCCGCTTGCACCTCGGCAGCGAGGAGAGTGCCGAGTACATTGTGGCCAAGGCGATCAGGGACGGCGTCATCGAGGCCACGCTCGACAGGGAGCGCGGCTTCATGAAGAGTAAGGAGGTGGGCGACGTGTATGCCACCAGCGAACCGGCCGAGGCGTTCCATGACCGTATCCGCGCCTGCTTGGCTCTGCATGATGAGAGTGTCAAG GCCATGCGTTTCCCCATGAACCAGCACCGTCTCGAGCTGAAGAATGCCCAGGAAGCACGAGAGCGCGAGCGTGATTTGGCCAAGGAGATACAGGAGGGCGAtctggatgaggatgatctCGGTGGTGACTTTGAGGGCATTTAA